The following proteins are co-located in the Dyadobacter chenwenxiniae genome:
- a CDS encoding spore photoproduct lyase family protein, translating into MLHQKTIDDLLTIHQIYMEPDVVQYERGREILAKYPDAERIEVESHWKIPELFGFEGSVDDWLWNKKNVLILGTKKGLTCRANTRSSHWVAPSQSNGCAMSCSYCYVPRRKGYANPISIFVNIEQIMKYLRGHAGRQGIKTEPDDIDPEYWLYEIGENGDCSADAAICDNVKNMIDLYKELPNAKLTFATKFVNREMLSYDPQRKTRIRFSLMPHQMSKLVDVRTTPISERIAVMNDFREAGYEVNVSFAPVIYYEGWLDDWYALFEEMNQVLDEQTKAQLATEIIFLTHNDRLHEVNLGWHPKAEEVLWKPDIQQVKYSQTGQKNVRYKNNIKREIVGELVNAVKEQLPYCQIRYAF; encoded by the coding sequence ATGCTTCATCAAAAAACGATTGACGACCTTTTAACCATTCACCAGATCTACATGGAGCCCGACGTCGTGCAATACGAACGTGGTCGGGAGATTCTGGCCAAATATCCTGATGCAGAACGCATTGAAGTAGAATCGCACTGGAAAATTCCGGAGCTTTTTGGCTTCGAAGGCTCGGTGGATGACTGGCTTTGGAACAAAAAGAATGTGCTGATCCTTGGCACGAAAAAAGGCCTTACTTGCCGCGCCAACACGCGCAGCTCGCATTGGGTTGCGCCATCGCAGTCCAACGGATGTGCCATGTCGTGCTCCTATTGCTATGTGCCGCGCCGGAAAGGTTACGCCAATCCGATTTCTATCTTTGTGAACATTGAGCAGATTATGAAATACCTGCGCGGACACGCCGGCCGGCAGGGAATTAAGACGGAGCCGGACGATATTGACCCAGAATATTGGCTTTATGAAATCGGCGAAAACGGCGATTGTTCCGCCGATGCGGCCATTTGTGATAATGTCAAAAACATGATTGATCTTTATAAAGAGCTGCCGAATGCGAAGCTCACATTCGCGACGAAATTTGTAAACCGCGAAATGCTCAGCTACGATCCGCAACGCAAAACGCGCATCCGTTTCAGCCTCATGCCGCATCAAATGTCCAAGCTCGTCGACGTCCGCACAACGCCCATCAGCGAGCGCATCGCCGTCATGAACGACTTTCGTGAGGCAGGTTATGAAGTGAATGTTAGCTTCGCGCCCGTGATTTACTACGAAGGCTGGCTGGACGACTGGTATGCACTATTTGAGGAAATGAACCAGGTTCTGGACGAGCAAACGAAAGCGCAGCTCGCCACCGAAATCATTTTCCTGACCCACAACGACCGCCTCCACGAAGTGAACCTGGGCTGGCATCCCAAAGCCGAAGAAGTGCTCTGGAAGCCGGATATTCAGCAAGTGAAATACAGCCAGACCGGCCAGAAAAACGTGCGTTACAAGAACAACATTAAGCGCGAGATTGTGGGCGAACTTGTGAATGCAGTAAAAGAGCAATTGCCTTATTGCCAGATCCGTTACGCATTTTGA
- a CDS encoding helix-turn-helix domain-containing protein: protein MSKLAISEQIRSLRKSKGLSQEALAEIAGINLRTLQRIETGSAIPRGETLRLLARALDVSLQELSVSVDESPVVMDEDPGFLKLMNLSALTMWFVPFGNILVPLAFWILKRNRINGVAELGKRIINTQIIWSVFTYGSAALIIFPLFFDQTFIDPFFMMPVMLLFFVANSIYIIVTTRKIARGERQEFARV from the coding sequence ATGAGCAAACTAGCGATATCTGAACAAATCCGTTCGTTACGGAAAAGCAAAGGCCTTTCACAGGAAGCATTGGCGGAAATTGCGGGCATTAACCTCCGCACCTTGCAGCGCATTGAAACCGGAAGCGCTATTCCCCGTGGGGAGACTTTGCGCTTGCTTGCGCGGGCACTGGATGTGTCTCTACAGGAACTTTCAGTTTCCGTTGACGAGTCGCCGGTTGTCATGGACGAAGATCCCGGCTTTTTAAAATTAATGAACCTTTCGGCACTGACAATGTGGTTTGTTCCTTTTGGGAATATCCTGGTTCCACTAGCTTTTTGGATTTTGAAGAGAAACAGAATTAACGGCGTCGCTGAACTTGGCAAACGTATTATAAATACGCAGATCATCTGGTCTGTCTTCACATATGGTAGTGCAGCACTAATTATCTTCCCATTATTTTTCGACCAGACTTTTATTGATCCGTTTTTCATGATGCCGGTAATGCTACTGTTTTTTGTGGCAAACTCCATTTACATCATAGTTACCACCAGAAAAATAGCAAGAGGCGAGCGCCAGGAATTTGCGCGAGTTTAG
- a CDS encoding M28 family metallopeptidase yields the protein MKKAFIHIFLLTLALASNLQAQQLLGFGADAAKKEIDLEAAFDKQLQANNMKEWMKLMTAYPHQVGSAYGLKNALFLKDKLTSWGFDTKIDTVQVLFPTPKVRVVELTEPTKFKASLMEKPFKEDATSAQTKDVLPPYHAYSANGDVTAELVFVNYGIPDDYEELGRMGIDVKGKIVIAKYGNSWRGIKPKVAYEHGAIGCIIYSDPKEDGYFQGDVYPKGPYKNETGAQRGSVVDLPQAPGDPLTNGFYASAENKRLTVEKAPAMMKIPVLPISYADALPLLKALGGQVAPAAWRGALPITYHIGPGPAKVHLKLEFNFDIVPCYNVIAILKGSEFPDQWIIRGNHHDAWVFGAADPVSGAVAELEEARALGELVKTGWKPKRSIVYCWWDGEEPGLLGSTEWVEKYKTLLNEKAVVYINSDGNGRGYLGMGGSHTLEKFINQVGRDVVDPEKGTSVLDRLRSRTIVSGNPVAKQEARSRSDLRISALGSGSDYTPFIQHLGIASLNLGYGGEDSGGDYHSIFDSYDDYIRFKDGDFAYGVALAKTAGRSVLRFANAEILPFEFGNFSNTVQMYATDVKKQLETARAAAEEHNKLLSEGRFEAVADPKEPKQNITAKPVAPYLNFAPLDNALTRLQESANAFAAATAKNEKLSAEKLDQLNQILYKTERYLINQEGLPKRPWYKHQIYAPGFYTGYGVKTLPMIREAIEQNNWAEAEQGIAKISEVLKNFAGEIDKAAGVVK from the coding sequence TTGAAAAAAGCCTTCATCCACATTTTCCTGCTAACCCTGGCATTAGCGAGCAATCTGCAAGCCCAGCAACTCTTGGGCTTCGGGGCTGATGCGGCCAAAAAAGAAATAGATCTCGAAGCAGCATTTGACAAACAGCTTCAAGCGAATAATATGAAAGAATGGATGAAGCTGATGACCGCCTATCCGCATCAGGTGGGCTCGGCTTATGGGTTGAAAAATGCACTTTTTTTGAAAGACAAACTGACTTCCTGGGGTTTTGATACAAAAATCGATACAGTCCAGGTCCTGTTCCCGACACCAAAAGTGAGGGTTGTAGAGCTGACCGAACCCACGAAATTTAAGGCTTCCTTAATGGAAAAACCGTTCAAAGAAGATGCGACTTCGGCGCAGACGAAGGATGTGTTGCCGCCCTATCATGCTTATTCGGCCAATGGCGATGTTACGGCCGAACTGGTGTTTGTGAATTATGGCATTCCCGATGATTATGAGGAGCTTGGGAGGATGGGGATTGATGTAAAAGGCAAAATCGTGATTGCCAAATATGGCAATTCCTGGCGGGGGATTAAGCCCAAAGTCGCTTACGAGCATGGCGCAATTGGTTGCATCATTTACTCTGATCCGAAGGAAGACGGTTATTTTCAGGGAGATGTGTATCCCAAAGGCCCATACAAAAATGAAACCGGCGCACAACGCGGCTCAGTGGTGGATCTCCCTCAGGCGCCCGGCGATCCTTTGACCAACGGGTTTTACGCCAGTGCTGAAAACAAACGGCTGACTGTTGAGAAAGCGCCTGCCATGATGAAAATCCCGGTTTTACCAATTTCCTATGCGGATGCATTACCATTGTTAAAAGCATTAGGCGGACAAGTTGCGCCTGCCGCATGGCGCGGCGCATTGCCGATCACTTACCACATTGGACCCGGCCCGGCGAAGGTACATTTGAAGCTGGAATTCAATTTCGACATTGTCCCTTGCTACAATGTGATCGCAATATTGAAAGGAAGCGAATTCCCGGATCAATGGATCATCCGCGGGAACCACCACGACGCGTGGGTTTTCGGGGCGGCGGATCCAGTGAGCGGGGCTGTGGCAGAGTTGGAAGAAGCGCGGGCTTTGGGTGAACTGGTCAAAACAGGCTGGAAACCAAAGAGATCCATCGTTTATTGCTGGTGGGATGGCGAGGAGCCGGGCTTGCTGGGTTCAACGGAATGGGTTGAAAAATACAAGACTTTGCTCAATGAAAAAGCGGTTGTTTATATCAATTCCGATGGAAATGGCCGTGGTTATCTGGGCATGGGCGGCTCGCATACATTGGAAAAATTCATCAATCAGGTTGGTCGCGATGTGGTTGATCCCGAAAAAGGCACCAGTGTCCTCGATCGCCTGCGTTCACGTACCATTGTAAGTGGCAACCCCGTTGCTAAACAGGAAGCCCGCAGCCGTTCTGATCTTCGCATCAGTGCATTGGGTTCCGGTTCAGACTATACGCCATTTATCCAACATTTGGGCATTGCCTCGCTGAATCTGGGTTATGGCGGGGAAGACAGTGGCGGCGATTACCATTCTATTTTTGATTCGTATGATGATTATATCCGTTTCAAAGACGGCGATTTTGCTTACGGCGTGGCTTTGGCCAAAACGGCTGGTCGCTCCGTGCTGCGTTTTGCGAATGCTGAAATTTTGCCATTTGAGTTTGGTAACTTTTCTAACACCGTTCAGATGTATGCAACAGACGTAAAAAAGCAACTTGAAACCGCCCGCGCAGCAGCCGAAGAACATAATAAGTTACTGTCCGAAGGCCGTTTCGAAGCAGTAGCCGACCCAAAAGAACCTAAACAGAATATCACAGCCAAACCAGTCGCGCCTTACCTCAATTTTGCGCCGCTGGACAATGCGCTGACCCGGTTGCAGGAAAGCGCCAATGCGTTCGCCGCCGCCACAGCTAAAAATGAAAAGCTGAGCGCCGAAAAGCTCGATCAGTTAAACCAGATCCTTTATAAAACGGAACGTTATCTCATCAATCAGGAGGGCTTACCAAAGCGTCCCTGGTACAAACACCAGATCTACGCCCCGGGATTTTATACGGGTTACGGCGTTAAAACATTGCCCATGATCCGGGAAGCGATCGAGCAAAATAACTGGGCAGAAGCCGAGCAGGGAATAGCGAAGATTTCCGAGGTTTTGAAAAATTTTGCAGGGGAGATTGATAAGGCGGCTGGGGTTGTGAAGTAG
- a CDS encoding aspartate/glutamate racemase family protein: MKKIGLIGGMSWVSTIDYYRFINEGINHRLGGLHFAECIIYSVNFNDFVGNNVAGNWDGTYKIIAAACEKLKSAGAECIVLCANTAHAVADRLEENLDLPLIHVITETANEIKKLGMSRVGLLGTKFTMEMDFYVDKMAAHGVEAIIPASQEAREFIQQTLKDELGKGIIKEETKRRYIAIIDKLINNGAEGIILGCTEIPLLLSQNDVSVPVFDTTKIHAQAAVDFALAR, from the coding sequence ATGAAAAAAATCGGCCTTATAGGTGGCATGAGTTGGGTTTCGACCATTGATTACTATCGGTTCATTAATGAGGGAATTAATCACAGATTAGGCGGATTGCACTTTGCCGAATGCATCATTTATTCTGTTAATTTCAATGATTTCGTTGGGAACAATGTCGCCGGGAATTGGGACGGAACTTACAAAATTATTGCAGCGGCTTGTGAAAAACTAAAAAGCGCGGGTGCGGAATGCATTGTTTTGTGCGCCAATACAGCGCATGCAGTCGCCGATCGTTTGGAAGAAAACTTGGACTTGCCTCTGATTCATGTCATTACAGAAACTGCGAACGAGATTAAAAAGCTTGGAATGTCGAGGGTTGGGCTGCTGGGGACAAAATTTACAATGGAAATGGATTTTTATGTTGATAAAATGGCGGCTCATGGCGTGGAAGCTATTATTCCGGCCAGTCAGGAGGCTCGGGAATTTATTCAGCAAACATTGAAAGATGAATTAGGCAAAGGCATAATCAAGGAAGAAACTAAACGCCGATATATCGCTATAATAGATAAATTGATAAACAACGGCGCGGAAGGGATCATCCTCGGATGCACCGAAATACCATTGCTTCTCAGCCAGAACGATGTTTCAGTTCCGGTTTTTGATACAACAAAAATCCATGCGCAGGCTGCTGTGGATTTCGCATTGGCGCGATAA